From Psychrobacillus sp. FSL K6-2836, a single genomic window includes:
- a CDS encoding ketoacyl-ACP synthase III yields the protein MTNIRIKAVDVYHAKKQVNNDVYLEHFKKQEKDITNFLNIMGRKQRYVIDNLEENTITMAIEATNRVLKKAGLEGKDIDMIVFSTQVPEVTVPTNAMFIHNAIQAKKGTVIFDMNANCAGMTIGVEQASRYMKSNPHVNTALVIGSDYLSLVADPKDAMTFANFGDAASAIILEKTATNTGFVDAMFEVDSSNRNNILYPHKGLSQTIKSNESAEFMHWLPFDGTMSLPYTYEMFESILERNQLKIDDVDVFCLSQFAKVNMDEIQNHFDIPEEKVIYVGDSYGYTGTSSPFIALHEGIESGNIKRGDLILFWTIGGGHEFITMLFRY from the coding sequence ATGACTAACATAAGAATTAAAGCAGTGGATGTTTACCATGCGAAAAAGCAAGTAAACAATGATGTTTACCTCGAACACTTTAAAAAACAAGAAAAAGATATTACAAATTTCTTGAATATTATGGGAAGAAAACAGCGTTATGTCATTGATAATCTTGAAGAAAATACTATTACGATGGCGATTGAAGCAACAAATCGGGTATTGAAAAAAGCGGGATTAGAAGGTAAGGATATAGATATGATTGTATTTTCTACTCAAGTACCTGAAGTAACTGTTCCAACCAACGCTATGTTCATTCACAATGCTATTCAAGCAAAAAAAGGAACAGTTATTTTTGATATGAATGCAAACTGCGCTGGTATGACGATAGGAGTAGAACAGGCGTCACGATACATGAAATCCAATCCACATGTTAATACCGCACTTGTGATAGGTTCTGACTATCTTTCATTAGTGGCTGATCCAAAGGATGCAATGACCTTTGCGAACTTTGGAGATGCTGCTTCTGCAATTATATTAGAAAAGACTGCGACTAATACAGGATTTGTCGACGCGATGTTTGAAGTAGACTCAAGTAACCGAAATAATATTCTATATCCACACAAGGGATTATCCCAAACGATTAAATCTAATGAAAGTGCAGAATTCATGCATTGGCTCCCATTTGACGGAACGATGTCACTACCATATACGTATGAAATGTTTGAATCCATTTTAGAAAGGAATCAGCTTAAAATTGATGATGTGGACGTGTTCTGCTTGTCTCAATTTGCTAAAGTTAATATGGATGAAATTCAAAACCATTTTGATATACCAGAAGAAAAAGTTATTTATGTAGGAGACAGCTATGGATATACTGGTACAAGCAGTCCTTTTATTGCCCTTCATGAAGGAATCGAATCTGGTAACATTAAGCGTGGAGACTTAATATTATTTTGGACAATCGGTGGCGGTCACGAGTTCATTACTATGTTATTTAGATATTAA
- a CDS encoding aspartate kinase produces MKVSKFGGTSVASAVQIKKVAAIVKADPSRKFVVVSAPGKRFDADKKVTDLLIELAVAAIHNKEVEEKLRQVVDRYKEIAQGLSLDETICDVIEEDLRARIREDQSVIELFIDNIKASGEDNNAKLISTYFTSIGLDSQYVNPKNAGLVVNDFPERAQALPQAYDNLHALNNLTGVVVFPGFFGYTPNGVLRTFDRGGSDITGSILAAAVKADLYENFTDVDSVFCANPKVVNHPAEIEEITYREMRELSYAGFSVFHDEALMPVYKSGIPVCIKNTNNPSAPGTKIVDKRKANKRPVTGISADNGFSILYVSKYLMNREIGFGRKLLQILEEEHISYEHTPSGLDDISVIMRSHQLDPEKEERILNRVLNELNADDAHFRHHFSMIVIVGEGMNNSTGLAARAATAIANTGSNIEMINQGSSEVSLAFGVHESSENKILRALYSEFFSAVTVG; encoded by the coding sequence ATGAAGGTAAGTAAATTTGGAGGAACTTCTGTAGCAAGCGCAGTCCAAATAAAAAAAGTAGCTGCAATTGTTAAAGCAGATCCATCTCGAAAATTTGTCGTTGTGTCTGCACCGGGTAAACGCTTCGATGCCGATAAAAAAGTAACAGACTTACTAATCGAATTGGCAGTTGCCGCAATACATAATAAAGAAGTGGAAGAAAAACTCCGTCAAGTAGTGGATCGTTATAAGGAAATTGCACAGGGCCTATCACTAGACGAGACCATTTGTGACGTGATTGAAGAAGACCTACGAGCACGCATCAGGGAAGATCAAAGCGTTATTGAATTATTTATAGACAATATTAAAGCAAGTGGAGAAGATAATAATGCAAAACTAATTTCTACTTATTTCACAAGTATTGGTCTTGACTCTCAATATGTGAATCCGAAGAATGCTGGATTAGTCGTAAATGATTTTCCTGAACGAGCACAAGCCTTGCCTCAGGCATACGACAATCTCCATGCATTAAACAACCTTACTGGAGTCGTTGTGTTCCCGGGCTTTTTTGGATATACACCAAACGGGGTTCTTCGCACATTCGATCGGGGAGGGTCAGACATCACCGGTTCAATACTAGCGGCCGCGGTCAAAGCAGATTTATATGAAAACTTTACCGATGTCGATTCTGTATTTTGCGCTAATCCTAAAGTAGTAAACCATCCTGCGGAAATAGAAGAAATAACATACCGAGAAATGCGCGAGCTTTCCTATGCAGGCTTCTCTGTTTTTCATGATGAAGCATTAATGCCTGTATATAAAAGCGGCATTCCAGTATGTATTAAAAATACAAATAATCCATCGGCTCCTGGTACGAAAATAGTAGATAAGCGTAAAGCAAACAAACGTCCTGTAACTGGAATTTCTGCTGATAATGGATTTTCTATTTTATATGTAAGCAAATATTTGATGAACCGAGAAATTGGATTTGGTCGTAAGCTTCTTCAAATTTTAGAGGAAGAGCATATTTCATATGAACACACACCATCAGGATTAGACGACATTTCCGTTATCATGCGAAGTCATCAATTAGATCCAGAAAAAGAAGAGCGTATTTTGAATCGTGTATTGAACGAGTTAAACGCAGATGATGCCCATTTCCGTCATCATTTTTCGATGATTGTTATTGTAGGAGAAGGCATGAACAATAGTACTGGACTCGCAGCTCGTGCTGCAACTGCCATTGCAAATACTGGTTCAAATATTGAAATGATTAACCAAGGATCATCAGAGGTCAGTCTAGCATTTGGAGTACATGAAAGTAGTGAGAACAAAATACTGCGTGCACTATACAGCGAATTTTTCTCTGCAGTAACAGTTGGATAA